GTGATGCAGGTGGTATTGTCGGGCGGCAGCGAGAGCGCCTGGCGCGATGGCGTAAATGGCCTTGCCGCGCGTGATATCGCCATGAATGTCGCCCTGCCCGAGGTTGATGGCCGCATCTTTTCGCGCGCGATATCCTTTAAGGGTTCCGCCGGGCGGGATGTGCTGACCGAGATTGATCTGGTCAAATATATCCCGGTCCTGGACCGGGTGGATTTTGTTGGGCAACTGGCGGCAAACTGGGTGCGCCTGCGCCAAACCCCGGCCCCGCAAAAACGGGTGGCGATGGTGATGGCGAACTATCCCAACCGCGATGCGCGTTTGGGCAATGGTGTTGGCCTGGATACCCCGGCAGGCATGATCACCACGCTAAAGGCCATGCAGGCGGCGGGCTATGACATTGCCAGCCTGCCCGCAAATGGCGATGCCCTGATTGATCAGGTCAAATCCGGCCCGACCAATGATTTTACCGCCCTTGATCAGCGCGATATTCGCATCATCCTGCCATTGGCGGATTATAAGGCGGCCTTTGACGCCCTGCCCGCTGCCATTCGGGATCAGGTGATGGATCGCTGGGGCACGCCGGAAAGCGACCCGTTTTATCGCGCCGATAAAGGCGGATTTGCCCTGTCGATTGTGCCAATGGGCAATGTCGTGGTCGGTTTGCAGCCCGCGCGCGGTTATAATATTGATCCGCTTGAAAGCTATCATTCGCCCGATCTGGTGCCGCCGCATAATTATTTCGCCTTTTATATCTGGCTGCGTCACAGCTTTGATGCCCATGCGATTATCCATTTTGGCAAACATGGCAATATGGAATGGCTGCCGGGCAAGTCATTGGCTTTGTCCGATGCCTGCTTTCCCGAAGCCGTTTTTGGCCCGACCCCGCATCTTTACCCCTTTATCGTCAATGACCCCGGCGAAGGTACCCAGGCCAAACGCCGGGCGCAGGCCGTGATTATTGACCATCTGACGCCCCCTTTAACCCGTGCCGAAAGCTATGGTCCGCTAAAGGATATGGAGGCCCTGGTAGATGAATATTACGATGCCGCCGCCGTTGACCCGCGCCGTTTGGCCCTGCTGAAACGCGATATTCTGGAACTGGCGGTACGCATTGGGCTGGACCGCGATTGCGGTATTGAAACCGGCGAAGATGAAGAAAGCGCGCTGGCAAAACTGGATAATTACCTGTGCGAGCTGAAGGAACTTCAGATCCGCGATGGTTTGCATATTTTTGGCGAGGCCCCCGAAGGTCGCCTGTTGACCGACCTTTTGGTGGCACTGGCGCGGTTGCCCCGTGGGGTTGATCGCGGCAAAACCGCCTCCCTGCATCGTGCGCTGGTGCGCGACCTGATGCCGGAACTAACCGGTGAGATGGCGTTTGACCCGCTGGATTGCATCATGGGCGATGTTTGGTACGGGCCCAAACCCGCCGCCCTTTGTACCTATGACGGGCAATGTGGCCCCTGGCGGACATTGGGCGATACGGTGGAACGCCTTGAATTGCTGGCCCATGATCTGGTGGCGGGTGAAAAGCAGGCGGATGCAAGCTGGCACCATACACAGGATGTTCTTTGCGATATCGAAACATCCCTGCGCCCGGCGATAACGCAATGTGGTACGGCGGAGCTTGCGGGCATTTTACGTGGCCTTGCCGGCAAGTTTGTTGAACCGGGTCCATCGGGCGCACCAACCCGGGGGCGGCCCGATGTATTGCCAACCGGGCGTAATTTTTATTCGGTCGATACCCGCACCGTGCCGACACCGGCGGCCTGGCATCTTGGCTGGAAATCGGCGGAATTGCTGCTTGAACGCCATGTGCAGGAACATGGCGAATGGCCGTCGGCCCTTGGGCTTTCGGTTTGGGGAACCAGTAATATGCGCACCGGCGGCGATGATATAGCCCAGGCCATGGCCCTGATGGGGGTTAAGCCAACATGGGATTCCGCCTCGCGCCGGGTGACGGGGTTTGAGGTTTTGCCCCTGTCGCTGTTGGCGCGGCCACGCATTGATATTACCCTGCGCATTTCCGGTTTCTTCCGCGATGCCTTTCCCGGCCTGATTGATTTGTTTGACAGTGCCGTGCGTGCGGTGGCCGCGCTGGAAGATGAACCTGCCCACATGAACCTGATTGCGGCGCGGGTGCGCGATGAAACCGTGCGCCTGTGTGCCGATGGCATGGAAAGCGAACAGGCCGGGCAAATGGCGGCTTACCGTGTGTTTGGTTCCAAACCCGGCGCCTATGGGGCCGGGTTGCAGGCCATGATTGATGAAAAATTGTGGGAAGATGAAGCCGACCTTGCCAATGCCTACCTTGCCTGGGGCAGTTATGCCTATGGTAATGGGGCCAGCGGTACACAGGCGCGCCGGGTTTTTGAAACGCGGTTGGGTGCGGTGGATGCGATTGTCCATAACCAGGATAACCGCGAACATGACCTGCTGGATTCCGATGACTATTATCAGTTCGAAGGTGGAATGACATCGGCGGTGCGTCATCTTTCCGGGCAGCAGCCGGTGATTTACCATAATGACCATTCCCGGCCCGAAAGCCCGAAAATCCGTACCCTGAACGAAGAAATCGCCCGTGTGGTGCGTGCCCGCGTGGTGAACCCGAAATGGATTAGCGGTGTGATGCGGCATGGCTATAAGGGCGCATTTGAAATGGCGGCAACGGTTGATTACCTGTTTGCCTTTGCCGCGACAGCGCGTTGCGTTGCCGGCCATCATTTTGACCTGGTTTATGATGCCTATCTGGGCGATGAAATCGTGCGCGATTTTATCGCAGACCATAACCCCGATGCTTTGAATGATATCCGCGACCGCCTTGCCGAGGCCATTGAACGCGGCCTGTGGCAACCACGGCGCAACACCGTGACTGCCGATTTGATGGAGAAGATCGATGCGCAGAACTAAAACCGCCAAATCGGACCATGATCAGCGCCAGAATTTGCTGCGCATCTGGACCCGGACCGCGATCAATACCGGGATTATGGCATCGGCGGCGATGCTGTTGTGCCTGAATGCCAATGGGGCACAGGCCGGTGAGACAAAGGCTAGTGACACAAAGGCTGCTGCGAAATGGCAGGCTGTGCCCGATTGGGCGTTTTTCTGGCAGTTGCAGGGCAATGTGACCCCGGCCAAAGGCAGCCGGGTGGTTGATAGCGACCTGTTTGATACCCCGGCAAGTCAGGTTGTAAAATGGCGCAAACAGGGGCTTTACCCGGTTTGTTATGTCAATGTCGGGGCGTTTGAAGACTGGCGCGATGATGCATCGGATTTCCCCGAAGACGTGATCGGTGCGGCCTATGATGGCTGGGACGGGGAACGCTGGCTGGATATCAGCCAGTATTGGGCGTTTAACCAGATCATTGAAGCCCGGCTGGATTTGTGTGCCAGCAAGGGATTTTTGGCCGTGGAGCCTGATAATATTGATGGTTATGACAATGAAACCGGGTTTGATATTTCGCGCGATGATCAGCTTGCCTATCTGCGCTGGTTAACCGAACAGGCCCATCAGCGCGGACTTGCCATTGGCCAGAAAAACGCCCCTGACCTGATTGGTGACCTGGTGGATGAGATGGATTTCGCCCTGCTGGAATCCGCTTGGCGCGACGGATTTCTTGAAGATTTCAGCCCGTATCGAAACCAGAACAAACCTGTCTTTGCCGTGGAATATCGCGAAGATGGGGCCAGCCTGAAAAAGATGTGCGGCGATATCAGCCAGCAGGGATTTATTGGTGTTCTGGCCGATTATGACCTGTCGGGCCATATCGAGAATTGCCGGTAAACCTCCATACCTGATGACCCCATGTGAGACGGGCGAGGGGCACGGCTGCGTTTTTTGAGAATACGTGGCCTGCCTGCTGCCTGCTGCCTTGCGCCGCTGGCTTCCCATGTATCGGTCGGCAGGGGATGGCGTTGCCCTGCATTTGCCCGCGCGAAAGACACCTATGGGCAGGTCATTTGCCTGTCTTTGCAGGCCCCATGTCAACCACAGCGCAATAATGGGTGTGGGGACTGTCAAATCGGATCGATTTAGAAACAATCCTGAAATACTTTATGTTGTGGCGCGTGGAGTGCTGATCACAAAAAGTGGTTTTTCGGAACCTTTCGGTAAACTTTAACGTTTCCGAAATGGGTGATTTATGCGTTAATAGTTTATTAACCCTTGGTTGGGCGAAGAGTCACCCCATTAGGGGCCAGGACGCAGCGGCGAACACAGCCGGTTAAAATGCGCCAGGCCCAAGGCAGGAGGCCGCGATGGAGACTTTGAAACAGGTTCGTTTGCCCCATTATGCGCAAACACCGCCCCCCGCACATGGCGGACATGCGGATATTATCGATTTCCTTTTAACCGGGCAGGATGTGCCCCAATGGCTGCGCGATGATTTGCACGGCAAGGGCACCATGCGCCCGGCACGCGGTGCGATTGGGGCCGTGCTGGCCCTGCGTGAACATTTTGGCAAATGCCACGAACCGGTCAGCCAGAAACAGTTCCGCGATGGCCTGAACGAGCTGGGCCGCCATTTTCCCCTTCCTGATAACCAGCATATCAAATCCCGTGAACGGATTTACTGGCGCTATTTGCAGGGGGTGGAAACACCCGTCTGGCAGGCGACAGTATCGCTGGCCCATATCCGGCAAAAAACATTCCCCGTGGTGCGCGACCTGCGGGCATTGATCGATGATGTGGTTGCCAGCCGCAACTGGGCCGAACGGCGGCTTGAACTGGTTGAACACAGCTTTTCCATGCCTGCCAATACGCCAAATGCAGTGATGGCAAAGGCGCTGGTTCGGTTGCGGCAAATGTCGCCGGGTGATCGGTTGCAACTGTTTAACAAGGCCCGCATGCGCCGCCCCGAATTGGCCAACACCGACATGCGCGAACCCGCCAAATGGGCTGATCTGGTGGTTTCCGACCTTGGTGTTGCCTCGCGCTAGGCAATGCCGGGTTGGGTGTTTCGCACCGGGGCTTTTGCATTGGGTTTACGGTGATGGGTACGGCGACGCGCGTTTGGTGGCCTTTTGGTAATCTGTCATGGTTCATCCTCCCGGTACTGTGACAGGCCAAAGGTTTTGATGGGTGTTTTAGGCAACCGTCGGTCTTTGCGCAGGCTTGGCCTTAAAGGCCATGAAACCGGATTTGAAAAATGGTGTGCCATATGGTGTGGCGCACCATTTTTATTTTGGTGGGGACGGGGGATAGTGTGGATATGGGCAGAGACATGGTGTTGAAATTATTGCCGGCATCGGCCCTGAAAATTGACAATCCTTCTTGATTGTCACCGGGCTTTGGCCGAGTTTGGCACCCTTCAATGCGGCACTAAAGCCCGAAGCTTAGCAAGGATGGGAAACCAATGACCGATCAGACCGAAAGCCCGGCCACGACCAGCGAACTTGATGCGCAAAATGCCCGCCATGATGAAAAAATGAAGAAAATCAAGGCGGCGCGCGACAAAATGATGGCGGCAAAGATCGACAAAAAAGGTCTGGTTATTGTTCATACCGGCAAGGGCAAAGGCAAATCATCCTCGGCCTTTGGCATGGCGATGCGCTGTGTTGGCCATGACATGAAGGTGGGCGTGGTCCAGTTTATCAAGGGCGGCTGGGAAACCGGCGAGGCCAAATTACTGGCGAAATTTCCCGACCTGTGCGATTTCCACGCGATGGGGGCAGGCTTCACCTGGGAAACACAAAATCGCGCCCAGGATATTGCCCTGGCCCGTCAGGCCTGGGAAAAAGCCTGCGAAATGATGCGCGATCCGTCCTATTCGATGATTATTCTCGACGAACTGAACATCGTTTTGCGCTATGATTTTTTGCCGCTTGATGATGTGCTGGCAGCGCTAGTGGAAAAACTGCCCGATCAGCATGTGGTGATTACCGGCCGCAATGCGCCTGATAAACTGATTGAAGCGGCCGATCTGGTGACGGAAATGACGCTGGTGAAGCACCCGTTCCGTGAGCAGGGGATCAAGGCGCAGATCGGCGTTGAATTTTGATTTTCGGGTGTAAGGCCCGGCAGGCAAGGAAAGTTTCGGTTTTATAATGAATAAACCGGCGGGCAATAGCACCCCGGCCCTGATGTTGCAGGGCACCGGGTCGGATGTGGGGAAATCGCTTCTGGTGGCGGGCCTGTGCCGGGCATTTGCCCACCGTGGCCTGCGGGTGCGCCCGTTTAAACCGCAAAATATGTCCAATAACGCCGCCGTCACGGCCGATGGCGGCGAAATTGGCCGGGCGCAGGCCTTGCAGGCGCGGGCCGCTGGGGTGGAAACCACGGTGCATATGAACCCGGTTCTGTTAAAGCCGCAAAGCGAAATTGGTGCGCAGGTGGTGGTGCAGGGCCAGGTCCTGACCAGTGCCAAAGCGCGCGATTATTACCGCCTGAAACGCGACCTTCTGCCGCGCGTGATTGAAAGTTTTGAGATCATTGCGGCGGATGCCGACCTTGTTATCGTCGAAGGGGCGGGGTCACCGGCAGAAGTGAATTTGCGGGCTGCCGACATTGCCAATATGGGCTTTGCCGAAGCCACCCAAATGCCGGTTGTGCTGGTTGGCGATATTGACCGGGGCGGGGTGATTGCCTCGATCGTGGGGACACATAACCTGCTGTCTGAAAGCGACCGGCAGTGGCTGAAGGGCTATGTGATCAACAAGTTTCGCGGTGATGTATCGCTGTTTGAATCGGCGTTGGAGATTATCGAAGATCATACCGGCCTTAAAAGTTTTGGTATCGCAACGTTTTGGCCGGATGCGGCAAAGCTGCCGCCCGAAGATGGCGTGGCATTGGGCCAGGCGGAACGTTACCGTAAATCCCTGCGGCGCCCGGTAACGGGCAGGAATGTTGGGGATACGGGCGATGTTGAGGGAAGCAAGCCGGAAGGGGCACCAGCGCAACCCCTGCTTCGCGTGGCGGTGCCGCATTATCCGCAGATTGCCAATTTTGATGACCTTGACCCCCTGCTGGCCGAACCGGGCATTGATTTGATGCTGGTTAAACCCGGCGAGGTCATACCGGCGGGATGTGATTTGGTGGTGTTGCCCGGCAGCAAATCGACCCTGTCGGATTTGCGGTTTTTAAAGGCGCAGGGCTGGGATAGCGACATTATCGCCCACTGGCGCAATGGCGGCCATGTGATGGGCATTTGCGGTGGCTATCAGATGCTGGGTACCTGTGTTTCTGACCCCAACGGGGTTGAGGGGGAGCCGGGTGATGAAGCCGGGCTTGGCCTGCTGGATGTGCAAACCGTGATGGAAGGGCGCAAAACCCTGCGCCAAAGCCAGGCCCATGTGGCGGGCAACGCCCTGTGCCCGGTGGCCGATGGCACGGCCCTTGGCGGTTATGAAATCCATATGGGGCAAACCACCGGGCCGGACCGCAAGGCTGGCTGGGTTGCCACCCCGGAAAATGAAGATGCGGATGGTGCCATTGGCGGGCAGGGCCGGGTGATGGGATGCTATTTGCATGGCCTGTTTACCAGCGATGATTTTCGCCGGGCCTATCTTGCGGCGATCAGCGGGCAGGGGCCGTGGGACCAGAATGTTGCCTTTGAGGCCGGCATTGATGCAACGCTGGACGGGCTGGCGGCCCATCTTGAACAGTGCCTTGATCTGGACGCCCTGTGGGCGCTGGCAAAAACACGTAATAATCCGATGATTTAATTCGTTTTGTTAACGGTTTTGTCTCATAATGATGCCATGTTTAAACCGCATGGCCTCTGGCGGGATCGATGTCTTTACATCACCCCCTGACACATGTTTTTTAAAACCATTGCAAATCGGTCCCAAACCGGGTCAAACACCGTGAAATCGTCACATCTTCATTCCTGATCGGTAAACTTCTGACCATGCGTCAATTATATCACTTCTGGCTGTCCCCGTTTTCCCGCAAGGTCCGGCTGGTTCTTGCGGAAAAGAAACTGGATTTTCAACTGGTTGCAGAACCGGTGTGGGAACGGCGTGAAGAATTCCTGCGCATGAATCCGGCGGGCACCGTCCCGGTTTTGCAGGAAGAAGATGGCACCGTCATTTCAGACTCGACCGTGATTTGCGAATATATCGACGAAGTTTACACCGACGAACCGCTGATGGGCAAAACCCCGGTTGAACGGGCCGAAATCCGCCGTCTGGTCGCGTGGTTTGATGGCAAGTTCAATCAGGAAGTCACGGAAAACCTTTTGGGTGAAAAATTCCTGAAACGCTATTTCACGCCCGGCTCCACGCCTGATACCGGCTGCCTGCGGGCGGGCCGGGTGAATGTTGCCCATCATCTGGATTATCTGGGATGGCTGTTTGAACGGCGTAAATGGCTGGCGGGTGACCATTTGACGATGGCTGATATTGCCGCTGCTGCCCAAATCTCGGTGATTGATTATATGGGCGATATTAAATGGTCGCGCCATGAACGGGCGAAGGAATGGTATATGCGCATCAAAAGCCGCCCGTCGATGCGCGATATTCTGGCCGATAAACAGGCCGTTTTCCCACCGGCATCCCATTACGCCGACCTGGATTTTGAATGACATCATCCATCCCGCCCTCGCAAAACGGTTTTTACCCTGATGGCGGGCTGAATGTTGCCAGTTATGATTTGCGGGCCGAACTGGACCGCAAACTGTTTGATGACCCGCTGCCCTTTTACCGTGACTGGGCGATCAGGGCGGGTGGCCCGGTGTTGGAACTGGGTTGTGGCACCGGCCGCATTGCCGGTGAAATTGCGCGCCATGGTATTGATGTTGAAGGGTTGGATCTTTCCGGTGCGATGCTGGCACAGGCGCGCCGTCATTATCCCGATCTGACATGGCATCAGGCCGATATGTGCGATTTTGATCTGGGGTGCCGTTTTGCCCTGGTGATTATTCCCTTTCGCGGATTACAGGAAGTAACCACGGCCGCCGGGCAGCGTGCCGCGCTGTCGCGGGCCTTTGCCCATTTAAAACCCGGTGGCAGGCTGGTGTTTGACCTGATCGACCCTGATTTGCGCTATTGCCTGCCCGAAGGCGATGCGGAAATTGTGCAATTGCCGCTATTTCCCATGCCTGCCGGTGTTGGCGAACCTGACAGCCGGTTGCGCATTACCGCCATGGAACGCAGCAATACCCCGCTAACCCAGCAGTTTTGCGAACATTGGCGGTTCGAGGAATTATCCCCCGAAGGAAAAATCCTGCGGCGTGAGGATAACTGGCATCATATGCGCTGGGTCCATCGGGCGGAAATGGCATTGATGCTGGAAATTTGCGGGTTTGTTTCGATTTCGGAATATTCAGGGTTTAACCAGGAAGCCCCCTGTTATGCCGCCAATCAGGTTTGGGTGGCAACACGCCCGGCGTAAGCCTGATTAAGGGCAAAGGGCTTTAAAAGCGGTCATGAATACCGGTTTTCCATATAAAAACAGGCCCAGCCGGGTTGGCGGGGCCTGTTTTTTCTATCCAAGGCTATCGGGCATTACCGCCTGGCACGCTTTGGCGTCAGGCCATTTTGTGGTTATTGTGCAATGAATTTCTGGGCTTCGGCCAGGGCTTCTGCGCGTTCGCTTTCGGGCAGGGGGACCAGGCCGTTATTCACCAGAAGGCCTTCTTCACCGATAATGCCATCGGATACATAGCTGGCAACAAAGGCTGAAAGTTCGGGGACAAGCTGGCGGTGGTCGTCCTTGATATATAAAAATAACGGGCGCGAACCGGGATAGCTGCCATCAAGGATGGTTTCATATTCCGGCATGATACCGGCAATGGGAATGCCCTGCAGCGAATTTGAATTGCGTTCAAGGTTGTTGAAACCCATCACGGCATAGGATGTGGGGTCTTTTTCAAGCTTGCTGATCAGAAGGCGGTCGTTTTCACCGGCTTCGATATAGGCGCCATCTTCGCGCATGGTGCGGCATAGCAGGCGGAAGCTATCGGGTTCGGTGCTTTCCATCGCGGCAATATCGGCAAAGGTCTTGCAGCCCCGATCCATCAAAAGCTGACCCAAAAGGTCACGTGTGCCCGATGTGGGCGGCGGGCCGTAAACACGGATGGGCAGATCGGGCAGGTCGGCATCGATATCCGACCATTTCTGATAGGGGTTGGGAACGCTGGCACCCTGAACCGGCACTGTCCGCGCCAATGCCAGATAAAGCTGGCGCGGGCTTAGCTTCATGGATGGTGCTTCGCGCGAGCCGATCAGAACAATGCCATCATAACCAATGCGGATTTCGGAGATATTGCGCACCGAATTGGCCGCACATACGGCGCGTTCGCTGCCGGTGATCGGGCGGGATGCATCGACAATATCGGGGAATTCTTCGCCAATACCGCCGCAAAACAGCTTGAAACCACCACCTGAACCCGTGCTTTCGACAACGGGGGCCGGTTTGCCGGTGGTTTTGCCGTAATGTTCGGCGACCTTGGCAGTCAAAGGATACAGTGTGGATGACCCGACAATGCGAATCTGGTCGCGGGCCTGGGCAGTGCCAGCACTAAACGCCGCCCCGAAGGCCAGGGCAATAACAGCAGAACAGACAGAACGGCGCATCTTTTCCCCCGATGCAGTCACAGGATTTTCAATTCAAAGGGCTGCTTTGCCGCAAAATGCGCCAAGATGCAAATGTCTTGCGCCGGTTTTGCCACATGCAGCCCTGAATATCACAAGGTGAAAGTCCTGAGAGACTAGTTCTTCTTGGCGTTTTCTTCCATCATCTTGGCGTTACCGTTTTCTGAATCGACATCCATCTTTTCGATATTGTCGCGCGCGGCCTTGGCAGCAGGGGTGCCATCGGCCTGTTCGATCACGGCCAGCCAGTCTTCACGGGCGGCTTTTTTGTTGCCGGCAATGCGGTTCAGGTTGCCGCGCTCAAGGCGGGCCTGCAAATGGTCGGGCTGCAATTCAAGGGCGCGGTCAATATCGGCCCGTGCAAGGTCATAGGTTTCAAGGGCGCGCCAGGCGCTGCCACGGTACACCAGTGCCTCGACATTATTGGGGTCAAGGTCCAGCGCCTTGTTCAGATCGTCGATTGCTTCCCAATATTGCCCGGCCATACCCAGCGTTACGGCGCGGTCCACCCACAGGGTCGGGTCCTTGTCGATCAGCTTGAGCGCGCGGGTCTGGTCACGCCAGGCAAATTGCAGGTTATTGACCATTGTCCAGGCCTGGGCTGCCTGGCCCAGAAAACCGGCAACGATGTCGGCACTTGATGAACTTTTATCGGCGAGGGTATCAAGCTTGGTGGCGGCCTGGGTGTAGTCGCCCAGCCCGATCAGCGCGACAGCGGCGCAATGTTCGGCAGGTTCGCCGCCGCCCATATCGGCCCACTGGCTGGCGCTGTCATAACCGTCCTGCGGTTTCAGGCGCGCAAGTTTCAGGCAGGCGGCATATTGGTGTGCGGCATCGGTTTGGGCGTTTACGGCTGGCTGGCTTTGCGCCATGGCCAGACTGGGTGCCAAAACAAGGCTTCCGGTAAATGCCCCGATCATTCCGGCACTAACGGCTGTAAGCATGGACAGTCGGCGAAGACCGGAAAAAGATGAAACGTTACGTCCGGGCATGGATTCCTCATTATGTGTCATGGCATTAAGGGGCCGCTGGTCGGCGCAATGATAGCCGATTTGCCTGCATCCCATGCGATGAAAACGGCAACAAGATGATTGTGTTCCCGAAAACCCGGCCTTTTGCCCATATTTTGATTTTTAAAACAGTTTTTAAGGGGCAGGCAGCAGGGGGATGGCGATGGATTTCATGGCAGGGGACCGAAGAGACTCCTTCTAATCGCCATTGAAAAACCCTACTGTGCGGGAAAATCAGGTTTATTCCTGCCCGCAAGCAACAAGGCCCCTTATATGTCCAACAAGCTTTTCTGTTTTGGCACCGGCTTTAGCGCCCGGCTGGTCGCACGTAAATTGCGGGCCGAAGGCTGGGAGGTTGCTGGAACCACCCGCAGCACGGAAAAATTTGATGCCCTGAAGGCCGAAGGCATTACCCCCTGGCAGTTTGATGATGGCCTGCCGGTGGGCGATATTGCAAATGCGCTTGAAGGCGTAACCCATGTGCTGGTGTCCACCCCGCCGGGCGGTAATGGCGACCCGGTTTTGAACCATCACCGTGCCGATCTGGCAGCATTGCCTGCACAAACATGGATTGGCTATTTGTCGACCACCGGGGTTTATGGTGATCGCAATGGCGATGTCGTGACCGAAGAAAGCGAGCTTCTGCCGAGTGGCAAGCGCGGGCGTCGGCGGGTGGCAGCGGAAAAGGCCTGGTTTGACCTGGGGCTGCGCCATGATTTGTGTGTGCAGTCCTTTCGGCTGGCGGGTATTTACGGGCCGGGGCGCAATGCGCTGGAAACGGTGCGTTCGGGCCGGGCACGGCGCATTGTCAAGGAAGGGCAGGTTTTTTCGCGCATCCATGTCGAGGATATCGCCCGGACT
The window above is part of the Thalassospira marina genome. Proteins encoded here:
- the cobN gene encoding cobaltochelatase subunit CobN codes for the protein MHLLAAQPGMITDGSEAVDLGQRPGDVVILSAAESELACLATAQGHLNAEFPGKVPSLRLASLLQLGHNMSVDLYIDDVVSHARFIIVRVLGGRGYWEYGIEQFVALARERYIPLLLLPGDDQPDAELLSLSTVKGQAWQQVWRYLVEGGPGNAENLLRYVYECITAKTDNADPAIQWHWQPPAPLVKAGLYWPGKSNAALSDLAGVWQAGKPVVAVVFYRALIQAGNLDVIDAVITSLARSGLNALPVFVSSLKDPVAAALVADWLAETKCDLILNTTGFALAVPGALRGESPFDAVDAPVMQVVLSGGSESAWRDGVNGLAARDIAMNVALPEVDGRIFSRAISFKGSAGRDVLTEIDLVKYIPVLDRVDFVGQLAANWVRLRQTPAPQKRVAMVMANYPNRDARLGNGVGLDTPAGMITTLKAMQAAGYDIASLPANGDALIDQVKSGPTNDFTALDQRDIRIILPLADYKAAFDALPAAIRDQVMDRWGTPESDPFYRADKGGFALSIVPMGNVVVGLQPARGYNIDPLESYHSPDLVPPHNYFAFYIWLRHSFDAHAIIHFGKHGNMEWLPGKSLALSDACFPEAVFGPTPHLYPFIVNDPGEGTQAKRRAQAVIIDHLTPPLTRAESYGPLKDMEALVDEYYDAAAVDPRRLALLKRDILELAVRIGLDRDCGIETGEDEESALAKLDNYLCELKELQIRDGLHIFGEAPEGRLLTDLLVALARLPRGVDRGKTASLHRALVRDLMPELTGEMAFDPLDCIMGDVWYGPKPAALCTYDGQCGPWRTLGDTVERLELLAHDLVAGEKQADASWHHTQDVLCDIETSLRPAITQCGTAELAGILRGLAGKFVEPGPSGAPTRGRPDVLPTGRNFYSVDTRTVPTPAAWHLGWKSAELLLERHVQEHGEWPSALGLSVWGTSNMRTGGDDIAQAMALMGVKPTWDSASRRVTGFEVLPLSLLARPRIDITLRISGFFRDAFPGLIDLFDSAVRAVAALEDEPAHMNLIAARVRDETVRLCADGMESEQAGQMAAYRVFGSKPGAYGAGLQAMIDEKLWEDEADLANAYLAWGSYAYGNGASGTQARRVFETRLGAVDAIVHNQDNREHDLLDSDDYYQFEGGMTSAVRHLSGQQPVIYHNDHSRPESPKIRTLNEEIARVVRARVVNPKWISGVMRHGYKGAFEMAATVDYLFAFAATARCVAGHHFDLVYDAYLGDEIVRDFIADHNPDALNDIRDRLAEAIERGLWQPRRNTVTADLMEKIDAQN
- the cobO gene encoding cob(I)yrinic acid a,c-diamide adenosyltransferase; protein product: MTDQTESPATTSELDAQNARHDEKMKKIKAARDKMMAAKIDKKGLVIVHTGKGKGKSSSAFGMAMRCVGHDMKVGVVQFIKGGWETGEAKLLAKFPDLCDFHAMGAGFTWETQNRAQDIALARQAWEKACEMMRDPSYSMIILDELNIVLRYDFLPLDDVLAALVEKLPDQHVVITGRNAPDKLIEAADLVTEMTLVKHPFREQGIKAQIGVEF
- a CDS encoding substrate-binding domain-containing protein, whose product is MRRSVCSAVIALAFGAAFSAGTAQARDQIRIVGSSTLYPLTAKVAEHYGKTTGKPAPVVESTGSGGGFKLFCGGIGEEFPDIVDASRPITGSERAVCAANSVRNISEIRIGYDGIVLIGSREAPSMKLSPRQLYLALARTVPVQGASVPNPYQKWSDIDADLPDLPIRVYGPPPTSGTRDLLGQLLMDRGCKTFADIAAMESTEPDSFRLLCRTMREDGAYIEAGENDRLLISKLEKDPTSYAVMGFNNLERNSNSLQGIPIAGIMPEYETILDGSYPGSRPLFLYIKDDHRQLVPELSAFVASYVSDGIIGEEGLLVNNGLVPLPESERAEALAEAQKFIAQ
- a CDS encoding cobyric acid synthase; protein product: MNKPAGNSTPALMLQGTGSDVGKSLLVAGLCRAFAHRGLRVRPFKPQNMSNNAAVTADGGEIGRAQALQARAAGVETTVHMNPVLLKPQSEIGAQVVVQGQVLTSAKARDYYRLKRDLLPRVIESFEIIAADADLVIVEGAGSPAEVNLRAADIANMGFAEATQMPVVLVGDIDRGGVIASIVGTHNLLSESDRQWLKGYVINKFRGDVSLFESALEIIEDHTGLKSFGIATFWPDAAKLPPEDGVALGQAERYRKSLRRPVTGRNVGDTGDVEGSKPEGAPAQPLLRVAVPHYPQIANFDDLDPLLAEPGIDLMLVKPGEVIPAGCDLVVLPGSKSTLSDLRFLKAQGWDSDIIAHWRNGGHVMGICGGYQMLGTCVSDPNGVEGEPGDEAGLGLLDVQTVMEGRKTLRQSQAHVAGNALCPVADGTALGGYEIHMGQTTGPDRKAGWVATPENEDADGAIGGQGRVMGCYLHGLFTSDDFRRAYLAAISGQGPWDQNVAFEAGIDATLDGLAAHLEQCLDLDALWALAKTRNNPMI
- a CDS encoding endo alpha-1,4 polygalactosaminidase, whose amino-acid sequence is MRRTKTAKSDHDQRQNLLRIWTRTAINTGIMASAAMLLCLNANGAQAGETKASDTKAAAKWQAVPDWAFFWQLQGNVTPAKGSRVVDSDLFDTPASQVVKWRKQGLYPVCYVNVGAFEDWRDDASDFPEDVIGAAYDGWDGERWLDISQYWAFNQIIEARLDLCASKGFLAVEPDNIDGYDNETGFDISRDDQLAYLRWLTEQAHQRGLAIGQKNAPDLIGDLVDEMDFALLESAWRDGFLEDFSPYRNQNKPVFAVEYREDGASLKKMCGDISQQGFIGVLADYDLSGHIENCR
- a CDS encoding glutathione S-transferase family protein — its product is MRQLYHFWLSPFSRKVRLVLAEKKLDFQLVAEPVWERREEFLRMNPAGTVPVLQEEDGTVISDSTVICEYIDEVYTDEPLMGKTPVERAEIRRLVAWFDGKFNQEVTENLLGEKFLKRYFTPGSTPDTGCLRAGRVNVAHHLDYLGWLFERRKWLAGDHLTMADIAAAAQISVIDYMGDIKWSRHERAKEWYMRIKSRPSMRDILADKQAVFPPASHYADLDFE
- a CDS encoding class I SAM-dependent methyltransferase, with product MTSSIPPSQNGFYPDGGLNVASYDLRAELDRKLFDDPLPFYRDWAIRAGGPVLELGCGTGRIAGEIARHGIDVEGLDLSGAMLAQARRHYPDLTWHQADMCDFDLGCRFALVIIPFRGLQEVTTAAGQRAALSRAFAHLKPGGRLVFDLIDPDLRYCLPEGDAEIVQLPLFPMPAGVGEPDSRLRITAMERSNTPLTQQFCEHWRFEELSPEGKILRREDNWHHMRWVHRAEMALMLEICGFVSISEYSGFNQEAPCYAANQVWVATRPA